Proteins found in one Takifugu flavidus isolate HTHZ2018 chromosome 7, ASM371156v2, whole genome shotgun sequence genomic segment:
- the crtc1b gene encoding CREB-regulated transcription coactivator 1b isoform X2 encodes MASSNNPRKFSEKIALHNQKQAEETAAFEEVMKDLNVTRAARLQLQKTQYLQLGQNRGQYYGGSLPNVNQIGNGNIDLPFQNSVLDTSRTTRHHGLVERVYRDRNRISSPHRRPLSVDKHGRQIDSCPYSSVYLSPPPDTSWRRTNSDSALHQSAMNPKPQEVFAGGSQELQPKRVPGTEKSESNADKDSQEQSWDDKKDDSSTSNTCEVPGINIFPSPDQELNPSVLPAAHNTGGSLPDLTNIQFPPPLSTPLDPEDTVTFPSLSSSNSTGSLTTNLTHLGISVASHGIPTSSQTTMTATAQRRQPPVVPLTLTSDLTLQQSPQQLSPTLSSPINITQVMPVESLTLEQQLAQYPLFNQLTAQAQAQLLSELQKQQQALSQGIQLITLPTLGSPGTAPGSSPSPDSQSQTTASISVNSYRNQTGSPATQSPTSPVSNQGFSPGSSPQHIPVVGSIFGDSFYDQQLALRQTNALSHQLEQFNMIENPISSTSLYNQCSTLNYTQAAMMGLTGSSLQDSQQLGYGNHGNIPNIILTVTGESPPSLSKELTNSLAGVGDVSFDPDTQFPLDELKIDPLTLDGLHMLNDPDMVLADPATEDTFRMDRL; translated from the exons CTGCAGTTACAGAAGACCCAGTATTTGCAACTAGGGCAGAATCGTGGACAGTACTATGGAGGCTCACTGCCCAATGTCAATCAGATTGGAAATGGCAACATTGACCTGCCTTTTCAG AACTCGGTGCTGGATACAAGTCGGACAACTAGGCACCACGGGCTGGTGGAGCGAGTGTATCGCGACCGGAATCGCATCAGCTCTCCTCATAGACGACCATTGTCAGTCGACAAACATGGACGCCAG ATTGACAGCTGTCCTTACAGCTCAGTTTACCTCTCCCCACCACCTGACACTAGCTGGAGGAG GACAAACTCAGACTCAGCTTTACATCAGAGTGCCATGAATCCAAAGCCCCAGGAAGTGTTTGCTGGGGGGTCGCAGGAGCTGCAGCCCAAACGAG TGCCTGGAACCGAAAAATCGGAATCAAACGCAGACAAAGATTCGCAGGAGCAGTCGTGGGATGACAAAAAG GATGATTCATCGACATCCAACACATGTGAGGTCCCGGGAATCAA tatTTTTCCATCACCAGACCAGGAGTTAAACCCCTCCGTGCTTCCAGCCGCGCACAACACCGGCGGTTCGCTCCCCGACCTGACCAACATCCAGTTCCCTCCTCCACTGTCCACCCCACTGGACCCCGAGGACACCGTCACCTtcccctccctcagctcctctaACAGCACAGGCAGTCTGACTACCAACCTCACCCACCTGGGCATCAGTGTGGCCAGCCATG GGATTCCCACTTCCTCTCAAACCACCATGACAGCAACAGCACAGCGGCGGCAACCACCCGTGGtccccctcaccctcacctctgacctgacTCTTCAACAGTCCCCCCAGCAGCTTTCACCCACCCTCTCCTCACCCATTAACATCACACAG GTCATGCCCGTGGAGTCGCTGacgctggagcagcagctggctcAGTACCCGTTGTTCAACCAGCTGAcagctcaggctcaggctcagctGCTCAGcgagctgcagaagcagcagcaggctctGTCACAGGGCATCCAGCTCATCACCCTACCAACTCTCGGCTCGCCCGGCACAGCCCCGGGCAGCAGCCCCTCCCCGGACAGCCAGAGCCAGACCACTGCCAGCATCAGCGTCAACTCG TACCGCAATCAGACTGGCTCACCAGCCACTCAGTCTCCAACCTCCCCAGTCTCCAATCAAGGCTTCTCCCCCGGCAGCTCGCCTCAA caCATTCCTGTGGTGGGCAGTATATTTGGGGACTCCTTCTATGATCAGCAGTTGGCTCTGAGGCAGACCAATGCCCTTTCTCATCAG ctGGAGCAGTTCAATATGATAGAGAACcccatcagctccaccagcctGTACAATCAGTGCTCCACCCTTAATTACACACAGGCAGCCATGATGGGCCTCACCGGGAGCAGCCTGCAGGACTCGCAGCAGCTCGGCTACGGCAATCACGGCAACATCCCCAACATCATACTGACAG TCACAGGGGAGTCTCCGCCGAGCCTCTCCAAAGAGCTGACCAACTCATTGGCCGGCGTCGGCGACGTCAGCTTTGATCCAGACACGCAGTTTCCTCTGGACGAGCTGAAGATCGACCCGCTGACCTTGGACGGCCTGCACATGCTCAACGACCCAGACATGGTGCTGGCAGACCCCGCCACAGAGGACACGTTCAGGATGGACAGGCTGTAA
- the crtc1b gene encoding CREB-regulated transcription coactivator 1b isoform X1, with amino-acid sequence MASSNNPRKFSEKIALHNQKQAEETAAFEEVMKDLNVTRAARLQLQKTQYLQLGQNRGQYYGGSLPNVNQIGNGNIDLPFQNSVLDTSRTTRHHGLVERVYRDRNRISSPHRRPLSVDKHGRQIDSCPYSSVYLSPPPDTSWRRTNSDSALHQSAMNPKPQEVFAGGSQELQPKRALLLTVPGTEKSESNADKDSQEQSWDDKKDDSSTSNTCEVPGINIFPSPDQELNPSVLPAAHNTGGSLPDLTNIQFPPPLSTPLDPEDTVTFPSLSSSNSTGSLTTNLTHLGISVASHGIPTSSQTTMTATAQRRQPPVVPLTLTSDLTLQQSPQQLSPTLSSPINITQVMPVESLTLEQQLAQYPLFNQLTAQAQAQLLSELQKQQQALSQGIQLITLPTLGSPGTAPGSSPSPDSQSQTTASISVNSYRNQTGSPATQSPTSPVSNQGFSPGSSPQHIPVVGSIFGDSFYDQQLALRQTNALSHQLEQFNMIENPISSTSLYNQCSTLNYTQAAMMGLTGSSLQDSQQLGYGNHGNIPNIILTVTGESPPSLSKELTNSLAGVGDVSFDPDTQFPLDELKIDPLTLDGLHMLNDPDMVLADPATEDTFRMDRL; translated from the exons CTGCAGTTACAGAAGACCCAGTATTTGCAACTAGGGCAGAATCGTGGACAGTACTATGGAGGCTCACTGCCCAATGTCAATCAGATTGGAAATGGCAACATTGACCTGCCTTTTCAG AACTCGGTGCTGGATACAAGTCGGACAACTAGGCACCACGGGCTGGTGGAGCGAGTGTATCGCGACCGGAATCGCATCAGCTCTCCTCATAGACGACCATTGTCAGTCGACAAACATGGACGCCAG ATTGACAGCTGTCCTTACAGCTCAGTTTACCTCTCCCCACCACCTGACACTAGCTGGAGGAG GACAAACTCAGACTCAGCTTTACATCAGAGTGCCATGAATCCAAAGCCCCAGGAAGTGTTTGCTGGGGGGTCGCAGGAGCTGCAGCCCAAACGAG CACTGCTGCTAACAGTGCCTGGAACCGAAAAATCGGAATCAAACGCAGACAAAGATTCGCAGGAGCAGTCGTGGGATGACAAAAAG GATGATTCATCGACATCCAACACATGTGAGGTCCCGGGAATCAA tatTTTTCCATCACCAGACCAGGAGTTAAACCCCTCCGTGCTTCCAGCCGCGCACAACACCGGCGGTTCGCTCCCCGACCTGACCAACATCCAGTTCCCTCCTCCACTGTCCACCCCACTGGACCCCGAGGACACCGTCACCTtcccctccctcagctcctctaACAGCACAGGCAGTCTGACTACCAACCTCACCCACCTGGGCATCAGTGTGGCCAGCCATG GGATTCCCACTTCCTCTCAAACCACCATGACAGCAACAGCACAGCGGCGGCAACCACCCGTGGtccccctcaccctcacctctgacctgacTCTTCAACAGTCCCCCCAGCAGCTTTCACCCACCCTCTCCTCACCCATTAACATCACACAG GTCATGCCCGTGGAGTCGCTGacgctggagcagcagctggctcAGTACCCGTTGTTCAACCAGCTGAcagctcaggctcaggctcagctGCTCAGcgagctgcagaagcagcagcaggctctGTCACAGGGCATCCAGCTCATCACCCTACCAACTCTCGGCTCGCCCGGCACAGCCCCGGGCAGCAGCCCCTCCCCGGACAGCCAGAGCCAGACCACTGCCAGCATCAGCGTCAACTCG TACCGCAATCAGACTGGCTCACCAGCCACTCAGTCTCCAACCTCCCCAGTCTCCAATCAAGGCTTCTCCCCCGGCAGCTCGCCTCAA caCATTCCTGTGGTGGGCAGTATATTTGGGGACTCCTTCTATGATCAGCAGTTGGCTCTGAGGCAGACCAATGCCCTTTCTCATCAG ctGGAGCAGTTCAATATGATAGAGAACcccatcagctccaccagcctGTACAATCAGTGCTCCACCCTTAATTACACACAGGCAGCCATGATGGGCCTCACCGGGAGCAGCCTGCAGGACTCGCAGCAGCTCGGCTACGGCAATCACGGCAACATCCCCAACATCATACTGACAG TCACAGGGGAGTCTCCGCCGAGCCTCTCCAAAGAGCTGACCAACTCATTGGCCGGCGTCGGCGACGTCAGCTTTGATCCAGACACGCAGTTTCCTCTGGACGAGCTGAAGATCGACCCGCTGACCTTGGACGGCCTGCACATGCTCAACGACCCAGACATGGTGCTGGCAGACCCCGCCACAGAGGACACGTTCAGGATGGACAGGCTGTAA
- the crtc1b gene encoding CREB-regulated transcription coactivator 1b isoform X4, producing MASSNNPRKFSEKIALHNQKQAEETAAFEEVMKDLNVTRAARNSVLDTSRTTRHHGLVERVYRDRNRISSPHRRPLSVDKHGRQIDSCPYSSVYLSPPPDTSWRRTNSDSALHQSAMNPKPQEVFAGGSQELQPKRALLLTVPGTEKSESNADKDSQEQSWDDKKDDSSTSNTCEVPGINIFPSPDQELNPSVLPAAHNTGGSLPDLTNIQFPPPLSTPLDPEDTVTFPSLSSSNSTGSLTTNLTHLGISVASHGIPTSSQTTMTATAQRRQPPVVPLTLTSDLTLQQSPQQLSPTLSSPINITQVMPVESLTLEQQLAQYPLFNQLTAQAQAQLLSELQKQQQALSQGIQLITLPTLGSPGTAPGSSPSPDSQSQTTASISVNSYRNQTGSPATQSPTSPVSNQGFSPGSSPQHIPVVGSIFGDSFYDQQLALRQTNALSHQLEQFNMIENPISSTSLYNQCSTLNYTQAAMMGLTGSSLQDSQQLGYGNHGNIPNIILTVTGESPPSLSKELTNSLAGVGDVSFDPDTQFPLDELKIDPLTLDGLHMLNDPDMVLADPATEDTFRMDRL from the exons AACTCGGTGCTGGATACAAGTCGGACAACTAGGCACCACGGGCTGGTGGAGCGAGTGTATCGCGACCGGAATCGCATCAGCTCTCCTCATAGACGACCATTGTCAGTCGACAAACATGGACGCCAG ATTGACAGCTGTCCTTACAGCTCAGTTTACCTCTCCCCACCACCTGACACTAGCTGGAGGAG GACAAACTCAGACTCAGCTTTACATCAGAGTGCCATGAATCCAAAGCCCCAGGAAGTGTTTGCTGGGGGGTCGCAGGAGCTGCAGCCCAAACGAG CACTGCTGCTAACAGTGCCTGGAACCGAAAAATCGGAATCAAACGCAGACAAAGATTCGCAGGAGCAGTCGTGGGATGACAAAAAG GATGATTCATCGACATCCAACACATGTGAGGTCCCGGGAATCAA tatTTTTCCATCACCAGACCAGGAGTTAAACCCCTCCGTGCTTCCAGCCGCGCACAACACCGGCGGTTCGCTCCCCGACCTGACCAACATCCAGTTCCCTCCTCCACTGTCCACCCCACTGGACCCCGAGGACACCGTCACCTtcccctccctcagctcctctaACAGCACAGGCAGTCTGACTACCAACCTCACCCACCTGGGCATCAGTGTGGCCAGCCATG GGATTCCCACTTCCTCTCAAACCACCATGACAGCAACAGCACAGCGGCGGCAACCACCCGTGGtccccctcaccctcacctctgacctgacTCTTCAACAGTCCCCCCAGCAGCTTTCACCCACCCTCTCCTCACCCATTAACATCACACAG GTCATGCCCGTGGAGTCGCTGacgctggagcagcagctggctcAGTACCCGTTGTTCAACCAGCTGAcagctcaggctcaggctcagctGCTCAGcgagctgcagaagcagcagcaggctctGTCACAGGGCATCCAGCTCATCACCCTACCAACTCTCGGCTCGCCCGGCACAGCCCCGGGCAGCAGCCCCTCCCCGGACAGCCAGAGCCAGACCACTGCCAGCATCAGCGTCAACTCG TACCGCAATCAGACTGGCTCACCAGCCACTCAGTCTCCAACCTCCCCAGTCTCCAATCAAGGCTTCTCCCCCGGCAGCTCGCCTCAA caCATTCCTGTGGTGGGCAGTATATTTGGGGACTCCTTCTATGATCAGCAGTTGGCTCTGAGGCAGACCAATGCCCTTTCTCATCAG ctGGAGCAGTTCAATATGATAGAGAACcccatcagctccaccagcctGTACAATCAGTGCTCCACCCTTAATTACACACAGGCAGCCATGATGGGCCTCACCGGGAGCAGCCTGCAGGACTCGCAGCAGCTCGGCTACGGCAATCACGGCAACATCCCCAACATCATACTGACAG TCACAGGGGAGTCTCCGCCGAGCCTCTCCAAAGAGCTGACCAACTCATTGGCCGGCGTCGGCGACGTCAGCTTTGATCCAGACACGCAGTTTCCTCTGGACGAGCTGAAGATCGACCCGCTGACCTTGGACGGCCTGCACATGCTCAACGACCCAGACATGGTGCTGGCAGACCCCGCCACAGAGGACACGTTCAGGATGGACAGGCTGTAA
- the crtc1b gene encoding CREB-regulated transcription coactivator 1b isoform X3, which translates to MASSNNPRKFSEKIALHNQKQAEETAAFEEVMKDLNVTRAARLQLQKTQYLQLGQNRGQYYGGSLPNVNQIGNGNIDLPFQNSVLDTSRTTRHHGLVERVYRDRNRISSPHRRPLSVDKHGRQIDSCPYSSVYLSPPPDTSWRRTNSDSALHQSAMNPKPQEVFAGGSQELQPKRALLLTVPGTEKSESNADKDSQEQSWDDKKDDSSTSNTCEVPGINIFPSPDQELNPSVLPAAHNTGGSLPDLTNIQFPPPLSTPLDPEDTVTFPSLSSSNSTGSLTTNLTHLGISVASHGIPTSSQTTMTATAQRRQPPVVPLTLTSDLTLQQSPQQLSPTLSSPINITQVMPVESLTLEQQLAQYPLFNQLTAQAQAQLLSELQKQQQALSQGIQLITLPTLGSPGTAPGSSPSPDSQSQTTASISVNSHIPVVGSIFGDSFYDQQLALRQTNALSHQLEQFNMIENPISSTSLYNQCSTLNYTQAAMMGLTGSSLQDSQQLGYGNHGNIPNIILTVTGESPPSLSKELTNSLAGVGDVSFDPDTQFPLDELKIDPLTLDGLHMLNDPDMVLADPATEDTFRMDRL; encoded by the exons CTGCAGTTACAGAAGACCCAGTATTTGCAACTAGGGCAGAATCGTGGACAGTACTATGGAGGCTCACTGCCCAATGTCAATCAGATTGGAAATGGCAACATTGACCTGCCTTTTCAG AACTCGGTGCTGGATACAAGTCGGACAACTAGGCACCACGGGCTGGTGGAGCGAGTGTATCGCGACCGGAATCGCATCAGCTCTCCTCATAGACGACCATTGTCAGTCGACAAACATGGACGCCAG ATTGACAGCTGTCCTTACAGCTCAGTTTACCTCTCCCCACCACCTGACACTAGCTGGAGGAG GACAAACTCAGACTCAGCTTTACATCAGAGTGCCATGAATCCAAAGCCCCAGGAAGTGTTTGCTGGGGGGTCGCAGGAGCTGCAGCCCAAACGAG CACTGCTGCTAACAGTGCCTGGAACCGAAAAATCGGAATCAAACGCAGACAAAGATTCGCAGGAGCAGTCGTGGGATGACAAAAAG GATGATTCATCGACATCCAACACATGTGAGGTCCCGGGAATCAA tatTTTTCCATCACCAGACCAGGAGTTAAACCCCTCCGTGCTTCCAGCCGCGCACAACACCGGCGGTTCGCTCCCCGACCTGACCAACATCCAGTTCCCTCCTCCACTGTCCACCCCACTGGACCCCGAGGACACCGTCACCTtcccctccctcagctcctctaACAGCACAGGCAGTCTGACTACCAACCTCACCCACCTGGGCATCAGTGTGGCCAGCCATG GGATTCCCACTTCCTCTCAAACCACCATGACAGCAACAGCACAGCGGCGGCAACCACCCGTGGtccccctcaccctcacctctgacctgacTCTTCAACAGTCCCCCCAGCAGCTTTCACCCACCCTCTCCTCACCCATTAACATCACACAG GTCATGCCCGTGGAGTCGCTGacgctggagcagcagctggctcAGTACCCGTTGTTCAACCAGCTGAcagctcaggctcaggctcagctGCTCAGcgagctgcagaagcagcagcaggctctGTCACAGGGCATCCAGCTCATCACCCTACCAACTCTCGGCTCGCCCGGCACAGCCCCGGGCAGCAGCCCCTCCCCGGACAGCCAGAGCCAGACCACTGCCAGCATCAGCGTCAACTCG caCATTCCTGTGGTGGGCAGTATATTTGGGGACTCCTTCTATGATCAGCAGTTGGCTCTGAGGCAGACCAATGCCCTTTCTCATCAG ctGGAGCAGTTCAATATGATAGAGAACcccatcagctccaccagcctGTACAATCAGTGCTCCACCCTTAATTACACACAGGCAGCCATGATGGGCCTCACCGGGAGCAGCCTGCAGGACTCGCAGCAGCTCGGCTACGGCAATCACGGCAACATCCCCAACATCATACTGACAG TCACAGGGGAGTCTCCGCCGAGCCTCTCCAAAGAGCTGACCAACTCATTGGCCGGCGTCGGCGACGTCAGCTTTGATCCAGACACGCAGTTTCCTCTGGACGAGCTGAAGATCGACCCGCTGACCTTGGACGGCCTGCACATGCTCAACGACCCAGACATGGTGCTGGCAGACCCCGCCACAGAGGACACGTTCAGGATGGACAGGCTGTAA